In Streptomyces sp. NBC_00878, a single window of DNA contains:
- the miaB gene encoding tRNA (N6-isopentenyl adenosine(37)-C2)-methylthiotransferase MiaB, with protein sequence MSSSDRSPAVDLTRTYEVRTYGCQMNVHDSERLSGLLENAGYVRAPEGSDGDADVVVFNTCAVRENADNRLYGNLGRLAPMKTKRPGMQIAVGGCLAQKDRDTIVKKAPWVDVVFGTHNIGKLPVLLERARVQEEAQVEIAESLEAFPSTLPTRRESAYAAWVSISVGCNNTCTFCIVPALRGKEKDRRTGDILAEIEALVGEGVSEITLLGQNVNAYGSDIGDREAFSKLLRACGKIEGLERVRFTSPHPRDFTDDVIAAMAETPNVMPQLHMPMQSGSDTVLKAMRRSYRQERYLGIIDKVRASIPHAAITTDIIVGFPGETEEDFDQTLHAVREARFAQAFTFQYSKRPGTPAATMDGQIPKEVVQARYERLVALQEEISWDENKKQVGRTLELMVAEGEGRKDGATHRLSGRAPDNRLVHFTKPDAEVRPGDVVTVEITYAAPHHLLAEGAVLEVRRTGAGDAWDKRNAAEAAKPAGVMLGLPKIGAPAPLPVSTASGCGCD encoded by the coding sequence ATGAGCAGCAGCGACCGGAGCCCGGCAGTGGACCTGACGAGAACGTATGAAGTGCGCACTTACGGATGTCAGATGAACGTCCACGACTCGGAACGGCTCTCCGGACTGCTCGAGAACGCAGGCTACGTACGCGCACCCGAGGGCTCCGATGGTGACGCCGACGTCGTCGTCTTCAACACCTGCGCGGTGCGGGAGAACGCCGACAACCGCCTCTACGGGAACCTCGGCAGGCTCGCGCCCATGAAGACGAAGCGGCCCGGCATGCAGATCGCCGTCGGCGGCTGCCTCGCGCAGAAGGACCGCGACACCATCGTGAAGAAGGCGCCCTGGGTGGACGTCGTCTTCGGTACGCACAACATCGGCAAGCTGCCCGTCCTCCTGGAGCGCGCCCGCGTACAGGAAGAGGCACAGGTCGAGATCGCCGAGTCGCTCGAAGCGTTCCCCTCGACGCTGCCGACCCGCCGCGAGAGCGCGTACGCGGCCTGGGTCTCCATCTCCGTCGGGTGCAACAACACGTGCACCTTCTGCATCGTCCCGGCGCTGCGCGGCAAGGAGAAGGACCGCAGGACCGGCGACATCCTCGCCGAGATCGAGGCGCTCGTCGGCGAGGGCGTCTCCGAGATCACGCTGCTCGGACAGAACGTAAACGCTTACGGTTCCGACATCGGCGACCGTGAGGCCTTCAGCAAGCTGCTGCGGGCCTGCGGGAAGATCGAGGGCCTGGAGCGCGTCCGCTTCACCTCGCCGCACCCGCGCGACTTCACGGACGACGTCATCGCCGCGATGGCCGAGACACCGAACGTCATGCCGCAGCTGCACATGCCGATGCAGTCCGGTTCGGACACCGTCCTGAAGGCGATGCGCCGCTCGTACCGGCAGGAGCGGTACCTCGGGATCATCGACAAGGTGCGCGCCTCGATCCCGCACGCCGCGATCACCACCGACATCATCGTCGGCTTCCCCGGTGAGACCGAGGAGGATTTCGACCAGACCCTGCACGCGGTCCGCGAGGCCCGCTTCGCGCAAGCGTTCACGTTCCAGTACTCCAAGCGCCCCGGCACCCCGGCGGCCACCATGGACGGGCAGATCCCCAAGGAGGTCGTGCAGGCGCGCTACGAGCGTCTCGTCGCCCTCCAGGAGGAGATCTCCTGGGACGAGAACAAGAAGCAGGTCGGTCGCACGCTGGAGCTGATGGTCGCCGAGGGCGAGGGTCGCAAGGACGGCGCCACGCACCGCCTCTCCGGGCGCGCGCCCGACAACCGACTGGTGCACTTCACCAAGCCCGACGCCGAGGTCCGCCCCGGTGATGTCGTCACCGTCGAGATCACGTACGCCGCTCCGCACCACCTGCTCGCCGAGGGCGCCGTCCTCGAAGTGCGCCGCACGGGCGCGGGGGACGCCTGGGACAAGCGCAACGCCGCCGAGGCCGCCAAGCCGGCGGGCGTCATGCTGGGGCTGCCGAAGATCGGTGCGCCCGCCCCGCTGCCGGTTTCCACGGCCAGTGGCTGCGGCTGCGACTGA
- a CDS encoding TAXI family TRAP transporter solute-binding subunit, translating to MFQPLPRIGRRRALQGSAAAFVAFGLLLWWLLPLGKSSPGGTVSFSTGSPSGVYQLYGTLLQEALAKDMPRLDVELRESVGSQENVRRVATGQADFTIAAADAVAKYKREGGRGADQLRGCARLYDDYVHVVVPQTSSVESIGELKGKKVAVGPTGSGVRLIAEHVLRAAGLDLDKDIQPVSVGIREMPELLESKKIDAFFWSGGLPTSAVSELSGRFPIQFVPIKADLVEKLHEQGQEAEYYRSAAMPAEAYPRAQDSESVPTLAVANLLVTRADTDAALTEGMTRTVIRSRDRIGDQVHAAQRVDLRTAIYTDPLDLHEGARRYYRSVKP from the coding sequence ATGTTCCAGCCACTCCCCCGTATCGGCAGACGCCGGGCTCTGCAGGGTTCGGCCGCCGCCTTCGTGGCCTTCGGGCTGCTGCTGTGGTGGCTGCTGCCCCTGGGCAAGAGCTCACCGGGCGGGACCGTGTCCTTCAGTACGGGGTCGCCGTCCGGCGTGTACCAGCTGTACGGGACGCTGCTGCAGGAAGCGCTCGCCAAGGACATGCCACGCCTGGACGTGGAGCTGCGGGAGAGCGTGGGCTCGCAGGAGAATGTACGGCGGGTGGCCACCGGGCAGGCCGACTTCACCATCGCGGCTGCCGACGCGGTGGCGAAGTACAAGCGGGAGGGCGGCAGGGGCGCGGACCAGCTGCGCGGCTGCGCCCGGCTGTACGACGACTACGTGCACGTGGTCGTCCCCCAGACGTCCTCCGTGGAATCCATCGGGGAGCTGAAGGGCAAGAAGGTCGCGGTGGGGCCGACCGGCTCCGGGGTGCGGCTCATCGCCGAGCATGTACTGAGAGCGGCCGGCCTGGATCTGGACAAGGACATCCAGCCGGTGTCCGTCGGCATACGAGAAATGCCGGAGCTGCTCGAATCGAAGAAGATCGACGCCTTCTTCTGGTCCGGCGGGCTCCCGACGAGTGCCGTGAGTGAGCTCTCGGGCAGGTTCCCTATCCAGTTTGTCCCGATCAAGGCCGACCTCGTGGAGAAGCTGCACGAGCAAGGCCAGGAAGCCGAGTACTACCGGTCCGCGGCCATGCCGGCGGAGGCCTACCCGCGTGCCCAGGACAGTGAGTCCGTGCCGACGTTGGCCGTGGCGAATCTGCTCGTGACCCGGGCCGACACGGACGCGGCGCTGACCGAGGGGATGACCCGCACGGTGATCAGAAGTCGCGACCGCATCGGCGACCAGGTCCACGCGGCACAGAGAGTGGACCTGCGGACGGCCATCTACACCGATCCGCTGGACCTGCACGAGGGCGCGCGGCGCTACTACCGCTCGGTCAAGCCGTAG
- a CDS encoding HAMP domain-containing sensor histidine kinase → MRTRLLPLLIVLMAAVLLALGIPLAASLAAAQQQKVVVDRIDDTARFASLAQFVTDPPKGSRVNTPNERLNTLSRELTKYNGLYGIKAGVFYRETDMAKAPEDWYVPRKGEVRDAFDEAFQSRRSHDPEQVWPWQQERLVVASPVILDGDVIAVVVTDSPTGPMRSKILRGWLVIGAGEIAAMLLALSAALRLTGWVLRPVRVLDATTHDIATGRLKSRVAAAGGPPELRRLARSFNEMADNVEDVLEQQRAFVADASHQLRNPLSALLLRIELLALELPKGNEEIASVRTEGKRLAQVLDDLLDLALAEHVEADLRLTDIGELTAERVASWAPFADDKGVRLVGTCPATTAWADPVALSSALDAVIDNALKFTPEGASVEVEVASNGEVSTIVVTDLGPGLSDEELTRVGDRFWRSPGHQNVKGSGLGLSISRALLAAGGGSIAYAHHEPHGLKVTVSVPRAVPGT, encoded by the coding sequence GTGCGCACACGTCTCCTCCCGCTGCTCATCGTCCTGATGGCGGCCGTACTGCTCGCACTCGGTATCCCCCTCGCCGCCAGCCTGGCGGCCGCCCAGCAGCAGAAGGTGGTCGTCGACCGGATCGACGACACGGCACGTTTCGCGTCCCTCGCACAGTTCGTCACCGACCCGCCGAAGGGCTCACGGGTCAACACCCCGAACGAGCGCCTCAACACCCTCAGCAGGGAACTGACCAAGTACAACGGGCTGTACGGCATCAAGGCCGGCGTCTTCTACCGCGAAACCGACATGGCCAAGGCGCCCGAGGACTGGTACGTCCCCAGGAAGGGCGAGGTCCGCGACGCGTTCGACGAGGCCTTCCAGAGCCGCCGCAGCCACGACCCGGAACAGGTCTGGCCGTGGCAACAGGAACGTCTCGTCGTCGCGTCCCCCGTTATCCTGGACGGTGACGTCATCGCCGTCGTGGTCACCGACTCGCCCACCGGGCCGATGCGCTCGAAGATCCTGCGCGGCTGGCTGGTCATCGGCGCCGGCGAGATCGCCGCGATGCTCCTCGCGCTCAGCGCCGCGCTGCGTCTGACCGGCTGGGTGCTGCGGCCCGTACGCGTCCTCGACGCCACCACGCACGACATCGCGACCGGCCGCCTGAAGTCCCGAGTCGCGGCCGCGGGCGGGCCGCCGGAACTCAGACGCCTGGCCCGGTCGTTCAACGAGATGGCCGACAACGTCGAGGACGTGCTGGAACAGCAGCGCGCCTTCGTCGCCGACGCCTCGCACCAGCTGCGCAACCCCCTGTCCGCGCTGCTGCTGCGCATCGAACTGCTCGCTCTGGAACTCCCCAAGGGCAACGAGGAGATCGCCTCCGTCCGCACCGAGGGCAAGCGCCTCGCGCAGGTCCTCGACGACCTCCTGGACCTCGCCCTCGCTGAGCACGTCGAGGCGGACCTGCGGCTCACCGACATCGGCGAACTGACCGCCGAGCGCGTGGCGTCCTGGGCGCCGTTCGCCGACGACAAGGGCGTACGACTCGTCGGGACCTGCCCCGCCACGACCGCCTGGGCCGACCCTGTCGCCCTCTCCAGCGCCCTGGACGCGGTGATCGACAACGCGCTGAAGTTCACCCCCGAGGGGGCGTCCGTCGAGGTCGAGGTGGCCTCCAACGGCGAGGTCTCGACCATCGTCGTCACCGACCTCGGACCCGGCCTCAGCGACGAGGAACTCACCCGCGTCGGCGACCGCTTCTGGCGCAGCCCCGGCCACCAGAACGTCAAGGGCTCGGGCCTCGGCCTGTCCATCTCCCGGGCCCTGCTCGCGGCGGGCGGCGGCTCCATCGCGTACGCGCACCACGAGCCGCACGGTCTGAAGGTGACGGTGAGCGTGCCTCGGGCGGTGCCGGGAACCTGA
- a CDS encoding response regulator transcription factor, whose protein sequence is MRLLLVEDDNHVAAALSAVLARHGFDVTHARSGEEALQALVPEGAGFGVVLLDLGLPDQDGYEVCGKIRKRTSIPVIMVTARADVRSRIHGLNLGADDYVVKPYDTGELLARIHAVSRRTVADEAAAPGETALHLGPVRIELPTRQVSVDGLVVQLTRKEFDLLALLAQRPGVVFRREQIISEVWRTSWEGTGRTLEVHVASLRSKLRMPALIETVRGVGYRLVAPAA, encoded by the coding sequence GTGAGACTGCTCCTCGTCGAGGACGACAACCACGTAGCCGCCGCTCTGTCCGCGGTTCTCGCACGTCACGGCTTCGACGTCACGCACGCCCGCAGCGGCGAGGAGGCCCTCCAGGCGCTCGTCCCCGAAGGCGCCGGCTTCGGAGTGGTGCTCCTCGACCTTGGCCTGCCCGACCAGGACGGCTACGAGGTCTGCGGCAAGATCCGCAAGCGCACCAGCATCCCGGTGATCATGGTCACCGCGCGCGCCGACGTACGCTCCCGGATCCACGGCCTCAACCTCGGCGCCGACGACTACGTAGTGAAGCCGTACGACACAGGGGAACTCCTCGCCCGTATCCACGCCGTCAGCCGACGTACCGTCGCCGACGAAGCCGCGGCCCCCGGCGAGACCGCGCTGCACCTCGGGCCCGTGCGCATCGAACTGCCCACCCGCCAGGTCAGCGTCGACGGTTTGGTTGTCCAACTGACCCGCAAGGAGTTCGACCTTCTCGCGCTCCTCGCCCAGCGACCCGGCGTCGTGTTCCGGCGGGAACAGATCATCAGTGAGGTCTGGCGCACCAGCTGGGAGGGGACCGGTCGCACCCTGGAGGTGCACGTCGCGTCCCTGCGTTCCAAGCTGCGCATGCCGGCCCTGATCGAGACCGTGCGCGGCGTCGGGTACCGGCTCGTCGCCCCCGCCGCGTAG
- a CDS encoding amino acid ABC transporter ATP-binding protein — protein sequence MTEVSVTKDAIPAADDLVVLKNVNKHFGALHVLQDIDLTIARGEVVVVIGPSGSGKSTLCRAINRLEMIDSGDISIDGKPLPDEGKELARLRADVGMVFQSFNLFAHKTVLENVMLGQLKVRKADKKAAEEKARGLLDRVGVATQADKYPAQLSGGQQQRVAIARALAMDPKVMLFDEPTSALDPEMINEVLEVMQQLARDGMTMVVVTHEMGFARSAANRVVFMADGRIVEEAVPDQFFSNPRSDRAKDFLSKILHH from the coding sequence ATGACCGAAGTATCGGTGACCAAGGACGCCATACCAGCGGCCGACGATCTGGTCGTACTGAAGAACGTCAACAAGCACTTCGGTGCGTTGCACGTGCTTCAGGACATCGACCTGACGATCGCGCGCGGTGAGGTCGTCGTGGTCATCGGGCCCTCCGGGTCCGGAAAGTCCACCCTGTGCCGCGCCATCAACCGCCTGGAGATGATCGACTCGGGAGACATCTCGATCGACGGCAAGCCGCTGCCCGACGAGGGCAAGGAACTGGCCCGGCTGCGGGCCGATGTCGGCATGGTCTTCCAGTCCTTCAACCTCTTCGCGCACAAGACGGTGCTCGAGAACGTGATGCTGGGCCAGCTCAAGGTCCGCAAGGCGGACAAGAAGGCCGCCGAGGAGAAGGCCCGCGGGCTGCTCGACCGGGTGGGTGTCGCCACGCAGGCGGACAAGTACCCCGCGCAGCTCTCCGGCGGCCAGCAGCAGCGAGTCGCGATCGCGCGGGCGCTGGCGATGGACCCCAAGGTCATGCTGTTCGACGAGCCGACGTCGGCCCTCGACCCGGAGATGATCAACGAGGTCCTGGAAGTCATGCAGCAGCTTGCGCGTGACGGGATGACGATGGTTGTAGTCACACACGAGATGGGTTTCGCCCGTTCAGCCGCGAACCGCGTCGTCTTCATGGCGGACGGACGCATCGTCGAAGAGGCTGTGCCGGATCAGTTCTTCAGCAACCCGCGCAGCGACCGGGCGAAGGACTTCCTGTCGAAGATCCTGCACCACTGA
- a CDS encoding glutamate ABC transporter substrate-binding protein, which yields MKLRKVTAASAAVLALALTATACGSDDDKDSGSSSTGGGDSKIKIGIKYDQPGLGLKEPDGSFAGFDVDVATYVAKELGYEPDQIEWVETKSADRENALARGDVKLIAATYSINDERKQKVDFAGPYLLAHQDLLVKSDSDITKATDLNGKKLCSVVGSTSAQNVQKDIAPKAQLKELGGYSECIAALQSGAVDAVTTDDSILAGFAAQDKYKGQFKLAGLKLSNENYGIGVKKGDTATVDKVNTALEKMVTDKAWQKAVDDNFGPAEYKNEVAPKIGNIVK from the coding sequence ATGAAGCTCCGCAAGGTCACCGCCGCATCGGCCGCGGTCCTCGCGCTCGCCCTCACCGCCACGGCGTGCGGCTCCGACGACGACAAGGACTCGGGCAGCTCCTCCACCGGGGGCGGCGACAGCAAGATCAAGATCGGCATCAAGTACGACCAGCCGGGTCTGGGCCTGAAGGAGCCCGACGGCTCCTTCGCCGGCTTCGACGTGGACGTGGCGACCTACGTGGCCAAGGAGCTCGGCTACGAGCCCGACCAGATCGAGTGGGTCGAGACGAAGAGCGCCGACCGTGAGAACGCGCTCGCGCGTGGCGACGTGAAGCTCATCGCCGCCACCTACTCGATCAATGACGAGCGCAAGCAGAAGGTCGACTTCGCCGGCCCCTACCTGCTGGCCCACCAGGACCTGCTGGTCAAGTCGGACTCCGACATCACCAAGGCCACGGACCTCAACGGCAAGAAGCTGTGCTCCGTGGTCGGTTCCACCTCGGCGCAGAACGTCCAGAAGGACATTGCCCCGAAGGCCCAGCTGAAGGAGTTGGGCGGCTACTCGGAGTGCATCGCTGCTCTGCAGAGCGGCGCCGTGGACGCGGTGACCACCGACGACTCGATCCTCGCGGGCTTCGCCGCGCAGGACAAGTACAAGGGCCAGTTCAAGCTCGCCGGCCTCAAGCTGAGCAACGAGAACTACGGCATCGGTGTCAAGAAGGGCGACACCGCGACCGTGGACAAGGTCAACACCGCCCTGGAGAAGATGGTCACCGACAAGGCCTGGCAGAAGGCGGTCGACGACAACTTCGGTCCGGCCGAGTACAAGAACGAGGTCGCCCCGAAGATCGGCAACATCGTCAAGTAG
- a CDS encoding amino acid ABC transporter permease yields MFDFLEGYDVLGAFWMTVKLTAVSAIGSLIWGTLLAAMRVSPVPLMRGFGTAYVNIVRNIPLTVIIVFASLGLADIFGVTMGASDNFDVQGFRLAVLGFVAYTAAFVCEAIRSGINTVPVGQAEAARAIGLSFSQVLRLIVLPQAFRSVIGPLANVLIALTKNTTVAAAIGVAEAATLMKTMIENEAQTLAIGAVFALGFVVLTLPTGLFLGWLSKRLAVKR; encoded by the coding sequence GTGTTCGACTTTCTTGAAGGCTACGACGTCCTAGGGGCGTTTTGGATGACGGTGAAGCTCACCGCCGTCTCCGCCATCGGCTCCCTCATCTGGGGCACCCTGCTGGCCGCGATGCGGGTCAGTCCGGTTCCGCTCATGCGCGGGTTCGGCACCGCCTACGTGAACATCGTCCGGAACATCCCCCTGACCGTCATCATCGTCTTCGCCTCTCTCGGCCTCGCCGACATCTTCGGCGTGACGATGGGCGCCTCCGACAACTTCGATGTGCAGGGCTTCCGGCTGGCCGTGCTCGGTTTCGTCGCCTACACCGCGGCCTTCGTCTGCGAGGCGATCCGCTCCGGCATCAACACCGTGCCCGTCGGGCAGGCCGAAGCGGCACGCGCCATCGGGCTGAGCTTCAGCCAGGTCCTCAGGCTCATCGTGCTGCCGCAAGCCTTCCGCTCGGTCATCGGCCCTCTGGCCAACGTGCTGATCGCGCTCACCAAGAACACCACCGTGGCGGCCGCGATCGGCGTGGCCGAGGCCGCCACCCTGATGAAGACAATGATCGAGAACGAAGCGCAGACGCTGGCCATCGGTGCGGTCTTCGCCCTCGGCTTCGTGGTACTGACCCTTCCCACCGGCCTCTTCCTCGGCTGGCTGAGCAAGCGACTGGCGGTGAAGCGGTGA